Proteins from a single region of Candidatus Fermentibacter sp.:
- a CDS encoding M55 family metallopeptidase, translating into MERGGPEGLDPGFAGLFQIGMHAMAGTPRAVLPHSFHGGLEGYWVDGEPVGEIWMNSYAAGLHGVPFVFLAGDRAAASEASKLAPWSVTVAVKEGLGGEPRGLRQAPAVSMSPAGARQAIREGVERAMHSIGSARPFAPSPPFTVRARFVSPEAADGREALPGVRRIDSVTVEACGADRPWILI; encoded by the coding sequence CTGGAGAGGGGTGGCCCGGAAGGGCTCGATCCCGGATTCGCCGGCCTGTTCCAGATCGGCATGCACGCAATGGCGGGCACTCCGCGCGCTGTCCTGCCGCACTCGTTCCACGGTGGGCTCGAGGGCTACTGGGTCGACGGGGAGCCCGTCGGGGAGATCTGGATGAACAGCTACGCAGCTGGACTCCACGGGGTCCCGTTCGTCTTCCTCGCAGGCGACAGGGCCGCTGCCTCCGAAGCCTCGAAGCTGGCGCCGTGGTCGGTGACCGTCGCCGTGAAGGAGGGGCTGGGCGGTGAACCCAGAGGGCTCCGTCAGGCTCCCGCCGTATCGATGTCTCCAGCCGGAGCCCGGCAGGCCATACGAGAAGGCGTGGAACGCGCGATGCATTCCATCGGCTCGGCACGGCCATTCGCCCCTTCGCCTCCGTTCACCGTGAGGGCAAGGTTCGTCAGCCCCGAGGCCGCCGACGGGAGGGAGGCGCTGCCGGGAGTCAGGAGGATCGATTCCGTCACGGTCGAAGCCTGCGGGGCCGACCGTCCCTGGATCCTCATCTGA
- a CDS encoding DUF3795 domain-containing protein: MIGVCGDDCGACPRFLATASGDPAALEKVRDLWVRIGLRETGFPVEDMACRGCRSSSRCAWPLVRDCAFSRGIPDCGRCGGFPCGRLEAVFEASEELAARIASCCSQTERDALTGAFMKKRLNLELIRGAGVVGD, translated from the coding sequence ATGATCGGCGTCTGCGGCGACGACTGCGGAGCCTGCCCCAGGTTCCTCGCCACGGCTTCGGGAGATCCGGCGGCTCTGGAGAAGGTGAGGGATCTCTGGGTGCGGATCGGTCTCAGAGAGACCGGCTTCCCGGTGGAGGACATGGCCTGCCGGGGCTGCCGCTCGTCTAGCCGTTGTGCCTGGCCTCTCGTCAGGGACTGCGCATTCTCCAGAGGCATCCCGGACTGCGGTCGATGCGGCGGGTTCCCCTGCGGCCGTCTGGAAGCGGTGTTCGAGGCATCGGAAGAGCTTGCGGCCAGGATTGCATCCTGCTGCTCGCAGACCGAACGGGATGCCCTGACAGGAGCGTTCATGAAGAAGAGGCTGAACCTCGAGCTGATCCGAGGGGCTGGAGTTGTCGGCGACTGA
- a CDS encoding isoprenylcysteine carboxylmethyltransferase family protein: protein MTGGRVQPGILFLAGLLLGFSADLLLHLSIPLDVRISAGCGIILITAGSVTLASAATALRRAGTPFDPSRRAEALVTSGIYSRSRNPAYVGSATIYAGIAMAAGSPAALVLLVPVMLLIDRIVVPREEERLLSGFGSAYSEYRRKVGRWL, encoded by the coding sequence TTGACCGGGGGAAGAGTGCAGCCGGGTATCCTGTTCCTGGCCGGGCTGCTGCTCGGGTTCTCGGCGGATCTGCTCCTCCATCTGAGCATCCCGCTGGATGTGCGGATCTCCGCGGGTTGCGGGATCATCCTCATCACTGCCGGATCGGTGACCCTGGCTTCCGCTGCGACTGCTCTCCGCCGCGCCGGCACCCCGTTCGATCCGTCGCGCAGGGCGGAGGCCCTGGTGACTTCCGGGATCTACTCCAGATCCAGGAATCCGGCCTATGTCGGATCGGCGACGATCTATGCCGGCATAGCCATGGCCGCCGGGAGCCCGGCTGCCCTCGTTCTACTGGTCCCGGTGATGCTCCTGATCGACCGGATCGTGGTGCCGCGCGAGGAGGAGCGCCTCCTTTCAGGCTTCGGAAGCGCATACTCGGAGTATCGGAGGAAGGTCGGGAGGTGGTTGTGA
- a CDS encoding helix-hairpin-helix domain-containing protein has translation MNPSKVDRKRMTCLTDLPNVGPAMAADLELLGITEPAQVAGRDPYAMYDELCRRTGSRLDPCVIDLFVSITRFMDGGDPRPWWEFTEERKSRLQHI, from the coding sequence ATGAACCCGTCGAAAGTCGATCGGAAACGGATGACATGCCTGACCGACCTGCCCAACGTCGGGCCGGCCATGGCCGCCGACCTCGAGCTCCTCGGGATCACCGAACCTGCCCAGGTGGCGGGCCGCGATCCGTATGCCATGTACGACGAACTCTGCAGGCGCACCGGGTCCAGGCTCGACCCCTGCGTGATCGACCTCTTCGTTTCGATAACGCGCTTCATGGACGGCGGCGATCCGCGTCCTTGGTGGGAGTTCACGGAGGAGCGGAAGAGCAGGCTGCAACACATCTGA
- a CDS encoding flavin reductase family protein: protein MGQIRIDRNAFPYPMPMVLVGAETGGRANFMPVAWVSRVNYKPPMIAVAINRGHFTNRGIRSSRAFSVGVPPVSIIDRVDYCGIISGSSTDKSKLFTVVTGEETGAPMAVECSVNMECRLVQTVELPTNDIFIGEIVGAYADPSCCPDGRPDITRIRPFTLTMPDNRYWETGQDAGRAWDVRRSQGLH from the coding sequence ATGGGACAGATCAGAATCGACAGGAACGCCTTCCCGTATCCCATGCCCATGGTTCTCGTGGGCGCGGAAACGGGGGGGAGGGCCAACTTCATGCCGGTGGCCTGGGTCTCCAGGGTCAACTACAAGCCTCCGATGATCGCCGTGGCCATCAACAGGGGGCACTTCACGAACAGAGGGATCCGCTCCTCAAGGGCTTTCAGCGTAGGCGTCCCGCCCGTCTCGATCATCGACAGGGTGGACTACTGCGGGATCATCAGCGGCAGCAGCACGGACAAGTCGAAGCTGTTCACCGTCGTCACGGGCGAGGAGACCGGCGCTCCGATGGCCGTGGAGTGCTCCGTGAACATGGAGTGCAGGCTGGTGCAGACTGTCGAGCTGCCGACCAACGACATCTTCATCGGGGAGATCGTCGGGGCCTATGCCGATCCGTCCTGCTGCCCGGACGGCAGGCCCGACATCACCAGGATCAGGCCCTTCACGCTCACGATGCCGGACAACAGGTACTGGGAGACCGGGCAGGATGCAGGCAGGGCCTGGGATGTCAGGAGATCGCAGGGGCTTCACTAG
- a CDS encoding NAD(P)-dependent oxidoreductase, which translates to MEVGKRFLITGGSGFLGINLVRYLLARGQDVTVLDLVEFDYEDCRDRIRAIQGDIRIREDVVGSLEGADVVVHAAAALPLYKPEDIYSTDIEGTRIVMEESVKAGVKRIVHISTTAVYGIPDHHPLFETDRLFGVGPYGEAKVAAEKVCEEFRGNGVTVPILRPKSFIGPERLGVFALLYEWAREGHGFPVLGSGNNPYQFLDVEDLCDVIWLCSTLPDDLANDTFNVGAAVYGTPRSDFQAVLDFAGHGRRISSIPVKPAVLMLRLLESLHLSPLYKWIYETVDKESFVSIQKAVDRLGFAPRYSNVDALLRNYRWYLENCSRFGKRPGLTHRTPWAQGALKLAKIFF; encoded by the coding sequence GTGGAAGTGGGCAAGAGATTCCTCATCACGGGAGGATCCGGTTTTCTCGGGATCAACCTGGTTCGCTACCTGCTCGCCAGGGGACAGGATGTCACGGTCCTGGACCTCGTCGAGTTCGACTATGAAGACTGCAGGGACAGGATAAGAGCGATCCAGGGTGACATCCGCATCCGCGAGGACGTGGTTGGATCCCTCGAAGGCGCCGATGTGGTCGTGCACGCCGCGGCGGCGCTTCCTCTGTACAAGCCCGAGGACATCTACAGCACCGACATCGAGGGCACCCGGATCGTGATGGAGGAGTCGGTGAAGGCCGGCGTGAAGCGGATCGTCCATATCTCGACCACCGCCGTCTACGGAATACCCGACCATCATCCGCTCTTCGAGACCGACAGGCTGTTCGGCGTCGGCCCGTACGGCGAGGCGAAGGTCGCGGCCGAGAAGGTGTGCGAGGAGTTCCGCGGGAACGGCGTCACCGTGCCCATCCTCAGGCCCAAGTCCTTCATCGGCCCCGAGCGCCTCGGGGTCTTCGCACTCCTTTACGAGTGGGCCAGGGAGGGGCACGGCTTCCCCGTGCTCGGCAGCGGGAACAACCCCTATCAGTTCCTCGACGTGGAGGATCTCTGCGATGTCATCTGGCTCTGCTCTACGCTGCCCGACGACCTCGCGAACGACACTTTCAACGTCGGAGCCGCAGTCTACGGCACACCGCGCTCCGACTTCCAGGCGGTGCTCGATTTCGCCGGGCACGGGCGGCGGATATCCTCCATCCCGGTGAAGCCCGCCGTGCTCATGCTGAGGCTCCTGGAGTCGCTGCACCTCTCTCCTCTTTACAAGTGGATCTACGAGACGGTCGACAAGGAGTCCTTCGTGTCGATCCAGAAGGCCGTCGACAGACTCGGATTCGCGCCCAGGTACTCCAATGTCGACGCCCTCCTGAGGAACTACAGGTGGTACCTCGAGAACTGCAGCCGGTTCGGGAAGAGGCCGGGCCTCACCCACCGGACCCCCTGGGCGCAGGGCGCGCTCAAGCTGGCAAAGATCTTCTTCTGA
- a CDS encoding NAD-dependent epimerase/dehydratase family protein — protein MRCLVTGGTGLVGSNLALELIASGHDVVITGNEAEQQLPGFTGKCLNPGFLGIDWDAIGEVDAVFHQAALNNTRNMDRAEMFRANLESSAALFRHVVERGCRRIVYASSTAVYGRNAAPFREEGPFDLNTPYAESKKALEEHAASLAASIPGLVIVGLRYCNVYGPRENHKGSRATMIHQLARQMLSGNPRLFEFGEQKRDYIYVKDVVRANLLASRAGESCVVNCASGRATTFNTLVDILNTELGLDRRPEYFPNPFGGNYQSDTTCETAEAARRIGFKAAFGIEDGIRDYVRSGWLTR, from the coding sequence ATGAGATGTCTGGTGACCGGCGGGACCGGGCTCGTGGGTTCGAACCTGGCGCTGGAACTCATTGCTTCGGGCCACGACGTCGTCATCACCGGAAACGAAGCCGAGCAGCAGCTCCCGGGCTTCACCGGCAAGTGTCTCAATCCGGGGTTCCTGGGCATCGACTGGGATGCGATCGGTGAAGTGGACGCCGTGTTCCACCAGGCAGCCCTCAACAACACGAGGAACATGGACAGGGCCGAGATGTTCAGGGCGAACCTGGAATCCTCCGCCGCCCTCTTCAGACATGTCGTCGAGAGGGGCTGCAGGAGGATCGTATACGCCTCCTCCACCGCGGTCTACGGCAGGAATGCCGCTCCTTTCCGTGAGGAGGGCCCCTTCGACCTCAACACCCCCTACGCCGAGTCGAAGAAGGCTCTCGAGGAGCATGCGGCATCCCTTGCGGCGTCCATCCCCGGCCTTGTCATCGTTGGTCTGCGGTACTGCAACGTCTACGGCCCGCGCGAGAACCACAAGGGATCGCGCGCCACGATGATCCACCAGCTAGCGCGGCAGATGCTGTCGGGGAACCCCCGCCTGTTCGAGTTCGGCGAACAGAAGCGCGACTACATCTATGTGAAGGATGTCGTACGGGCGAACCTGCTCGCCTCCCGGGCCGGAGAGAGCTGCGTCGTGAACTGCGCATCGGGGCGCGCGACCACGTTCAACACCCTGGTGGACATCCTCAACACCGAGCTGGGTCTCGACAGGAGGCCGGAGTACTTCCCCAATCCATTCGGCGGGAACTACCAGTCCGACACGACCTGCGAAACGGCCGAAGCAGCCAGGAGGATCGGATTCAAGGCGGCATTCGGCATCGAGGACGGAATCCGCGACTATGTCCGGAGCGGCTGGCTCACCCGCTGA
- a CDS encoding PAS domain S-box protein yields the protein MSGALLLLAAAGALILDTERRQARRNAWSELESIAGFSSGQVGIWRLDQITDAGMISTDPLLTPAVSDYLESRSAPSASLLESIFRQTMLEHSYLDVMLVDSSGALLVSGSDPPLFTGGLSRDLVTTALDTLTPSFVDMHLHGGDSVPHMSVIARLSDEDGRIRVPPTYLVLVSDASSFLEPILRPGPSIGDAVEVALIEVRGDDVVYLNEPAHSGFPALELRIPLSDVGQVEAQAASGARVCLSGTAYHGGRVLAAAAPVQGSPWILIAMMDEPAATGGLRARFGLLMGLFVVSAFAICLGGLFLWQREKKRHFEELYRSESRLRASQDRHGITLRAVDDAVVSTDLDGRVDLINPVAEELTGWHGTEAFGRPVADVFRIVDPGTGEPAADPVAGVLAGGSGTRPSDSILVSRDGRRTPIEHSVSPIFDSGMKLTGVVLVFRDRTEERLGRGMVEIRLELTRRIAELPPGEFLASAAGLVLSLVGAEEGFFRVIGAGDSSCPPRPGTVLEDVFQRCIRDGAPASSPISEGQTMAAAVPVSRDGATAAVLAASGIPQILFPRRMQILEYFASVILDLVERRGTEDALKESQRRYREIFEGSRDGMVMASPGGLIIEANPAYCEMLGYTPGELAGAVDTLAATTSRDEGMPAEPQAGGGGSQPGFYAMRLLRKDGTPLLVEVRAYSAPGVGGGQGYRWYITRDITESERLGLETERLRTQLEQAQKLEAVGRLAGGVAHDFNNLLMGILNYAELCRESTAPGNPLREWIDEIVNITDRSIELVKHLLAFARRQPVSPRVTDVNDAIASMMKMLGRLIGEDVDLHWLPGAGVPPVMIDPAQLDQLLVNLALNARDAFEGPGVLTIETARTELDEDYCRSRLDVKPGIYAMIIVSDNGCGMNAETVAHIFEPFFTTKDVGKGAGLGLATVHGIVKQNEGYIGVYSEPGQGSTFRVGFPACDGSPERHRTESPAELRTGKETVLLVEDEASVRATVDAFLVRLGYRVISAECPERALELMAASGERVDVLVTDVVMPGMNVREFVDLVGKANPGMKCLYMSGYTSNVIVHRGILDDSVDFLAKPFTRDQLGRKLREILGRPAPGGSA from the coding sequence ATGTCCGGCGCGCTTCTCCTACTCGCCGCGGCCGGTGCGCTGATCCTCGACACCGAGCGCAGGCAGGCCAGGAGGAACGCCTGGAGCGAACTCGAATCCATCGCCGGATTCTCCTCCGGGCAGGTCGGTATCTGGCGCCTCGACCAGATCACCGACGCCGGCATGATATCGACCGATCCTCTGCTGACTCCCGCCGTCTCCGACTATCTCGAATCACGGTCGGCACCCTCGGCTTCCCTGCTGGAATCGATCTTCCGCCAGACCATGCTCGAGCACAGCTATCTCGACGTCATGCTGGTGGATTCCTCAGGAGCGCTGCTCGTCTCGGGATCGGATCCTCCGCTCTTCACCGGCGGCCTGTCCCGAGATCTCGTCACTACGGCTCTCGACACGCTCACCCCGTCCTTCGTGGACATGCACCTGCACGGAGGCGACTCCGTGCCGCACATGTCGGTGATCGCACGTCTCTCCGATGAAGACGGCCGGATACGGGTCCCCCCGACGTACCTCGTCCTGGTCAGCGATGCATCCTCCTTCCTCGAGCCGATCCTCAGGCCCGGGCCTTCCATCGGTGACGCCGTCGAGGTCGCCCTCATAGAGGTGCGGGGCGACGATGTCGTGTATCTCAACGAACCCGCGCACTCGGGATTCCCGGCCCTCGAACTGCGAATCCCCCTGTCCGATGTCGGGCAGGTGGAGGCACAGGCTGCCTCCGGCGCCCGGGTCTGCCTGTCGGGAACGGCCTATCATGGCGGAAGGGTGCTCGCCGCGGCCGCGCCGGTGCAGGGCTCCCCCTGGATCCTGATCGCGATGATGGACGAGCCGGCAGCCACAGGCGGCCTCCGCGCAAGGTTCGGGCTCCTCATGGGGCTGTTCGTCGTGTCGGCGTTCGCGATCTGTCTGGGGGGGCTGTTCCTCTGGCAGCGCGAGAAGAAGCGCCACTTCGAGGAACTCTATCGTTCCGAGTCGCGTCTCAGGGCCTCGCAGGACCGGCACGGCATAACGCTTCGCGCGGTCGACGACGCGGTGGTCTCGACGGATCTCGACGGAAGGGTCGACCTGATCAATCCCGTGGCCGAGGAGCTCACGGGCTGGCACGGCACGGAGGCCTTCGGCCGGCCGGTCGCCGATGTCTTCAGGATCGTCGATCCCGGAACCGGCGAACCGGCAGCCGACCCCGTCGCCGGGGTCCTGGCCGGCGGGAGCGGCACGCGCCCGTCGGACAGCATCCTGGTCTCGCGCGACGGCAGGCGTACCCCGATCGAGCATTCCGTCTCACCTATCTTCGACTCGGGCATGAAGCTCACCGGCGTCGTACTCGTGTTCCGCGACAGAACCGAGGAGCGGCTGGGCAGGGGCATGGTCGAGATCAGGCTCGAGCTCACCCGCCGTATCGCCGAGCTCCCGCCGGGTGAGTTCCTGGCTTCTGCGGCCGGGCTGGTGCTGTCGCTGGTCGGAGCGGAGGAGGGATTCTTCCGCGTGATCGGAGCCGGCGATTCCTCCTGTCCCCCACGGCCGGGAACGGTGCTGGAGGATGTCTTCCAGAGGTGTATCAGGGACGGGGCACCTGCCTCCTCGCCGATCTCCGAAGGGCAGACCATGGCTGCAGCAGTGCCGGTCTCGCGGGATGGCGCGACAGCCGCGGTACTCGCCGCCTCCGGAATCCCGCAGATCCTCTTCCCTCGCAGGATGCAGATCCTCGAGTACTTCGCCTCCGTGATCCTCGATCTGGTCGAGCGCAGGGGTACGGAGGACGCCCTGAAGGAGAGCCAGAGACGCTACCGCGAGATCTTCGAGGGCAGCAGGGACGGCATGGTCATGGCCAGCCCCGGCGGGCTGATCATCGAGGCCAATCCCGCCTACTGCGAAATGCTGGGTTACACGCCCGGCGAACTCGCAGGCGCAGTCGACACCCTGGCCGCGACAACCTCCCGGGATGAGGGAATGCCGGCTGAGCCTCAGGCAGGCGGAGGGGGATCCCAGCCCGGCTTCTATGCCATGAGACTGCTCAGGAAGGACGGCACCCCGCTGCTCGTGGAGGTCAGGGCCTATTCGGCGCCAGGTGTGGGTGGAGGGCAGGGATACCGGTGGTACATCACCAGGGACATCACCGAGTCCGAGCGGCTCGGCCTCGAGACCGAGAGGCTCCGGACGCAGCTCGAACAGGCCCAGAAGCTCGAAGCCGTGGGGCGTCTGGCCGGCGGGGTGGCTCACGACTTCAACAATCTGCTGATGGGTATCCTCAACTATGCCGAGCTCTGCAGGGAGAGCACGGCGCCGGGGAACCCGCTGCGCGAATGGATCGACGAAATCGTCAACATCACCGACCGGTCCATCGAACTCGTCAAGCATCTCCTGGCCTTCGCCCGGAGGCAGCCCGTGTCGCCCCGCGTGACGGACGTCAACGACGCGATCGCGAGCATGATGAAGATGCTCGGCAGGCTCATCGGAGAGGATGTCGACCTGCACTGGCTCCCGGGAGCGGGGGTCCCCCCCGTGATGATCGATCCAGCCCAGCTCGACCAGCTCCTGGTCAACCTGGCGCTCAACGCGCGCGACGCATTCGAGGGCCCCGGCGTCCTGACCATCGAGACCGCCCGTACCGAGCTCGACGAAGACTACTGCCGGAGCCGCCTCGACGTGAAGCCCGGCATCTACGCGATGATCATCGTATCCGACAACGGCTGCGGGATGAATGCCGAGACGGTTGCGCACATATTCGAACCCTTCTTCACCACCAAGGATGTGGGCAAGGGGGCGGGGCTCGGCTTGGCTACGGTGCACGGCATCGTCAAACAGAACGAGGGTTATATCGGTGTCTACTCCGAACCCGGCCAGGGAAGCACCTTCAGGGTGGGCTTCCCCGCGTGCGATGGCAGCCCCGAGAGGCACCGGACCGAATCGCCCGCCGAGCTCCGCACCGGGAAGGAGACCGTGCTGCTCGTCGAGGACGAGGCATCGGTAAGGGCGACGGTCGACGCCTTCCTGGTGAGGCTCGGATACAGGGTCATCTCGGCCGAATGCCCCGAGCGGGCCCTGGAGCTGATGGCCGCATCCGGCGAACGGGTGGATGTCCTCGTGACGGACGTGGTGATGCCGGGCATGAACGTGCGCGAGTTCGTCGACCTTGTCGGGAAGGCCAACCCCGGGATGAAGTGTCTCTACATGTCGGGATACACGTCGAATGTGATCGTCCACAGGGGCATCCTCGACGACTCGGTCGACTTCCTCGCAAAACCCTTCACCCGCGATCAGCTCGGCCGCAAGCTCAGGGAGATCCTCGGCAGACCGGCGCCCGGAGGTTCAGCATGA
- a CDS encoding PQQ-binding-like beta-propeller repeat protein, giving the protein MMLLLAACAALEPETLWSAVGNGGVYACVCPGDLDADGVPDAVAGLYYSDEEPTLQALSGADGSVIWTSDECQGVYQDEGLAVAGDLDGDGIHDVLVCTPGGYDPPGRCLIAVSGASGDVIWQWSCYLYGPNHGWGYGACALDDLTSDGRPEAVGSFGGNSNDHDGTVVCIDGALGDTLWTASGFLDAVEDVCPFPDVDGDGVQEVVAGVGGNSLALQQVWLLSGAAGSPLWSADVDGDVMCVGTSDRDDTFPAILASTFDGKAVCLDQSGNPLWSVSPGGMLLDIEGGPDLDGGGTGEVALAADNAGVRCLDGEDGSTRWTYPSGSNTWSATWADSIRMGDLYAACIAAGSVNGYRVALVDGVDGAELWQQTYGERVYGVSVIPPLGGSQSQTVMACLQDQTSVPLHLAALLTPGGLSAPDGPGSGSLSIISNPCRGTLGFILPDAAWSCRLVDMSGRRVRTAASPGGMCAVDLDGLPSGVYFFEAVSAGAEYSEKVVILGD; this is encoded by the coding sequence ATGATGCTGCTGCTCGCTGCATGTGCCGCATTGGAGCCTGAAACGCTCTGGTCCGCCGTGGGGAACGGCGGGGTGTACGCCTGCGTATGCCCGGGCGATCTCGATGCCGACGGAGTGCCGGATGCCGTCGCCGGCCTCTACTACTCCGATGAGGAGCCCACTCTCCAGGCGCTGTCCGGAGCCGACGGCTCGGTCATCTGGACGTCCGACGAGTGCCAGGGGGTCTATCAGGACGAAGGCCTCGCCGTCGCCGGTGATCTCGACGGAGACGGCATCCATGACGTCCTCGTCTGCACGCCGGGAGGATACGACCCCCCGGGCAGGTGCCTCATCGCCGTTTCGGGAGCATCCGGTGACGTCATCTGGCAGTGGAGCTGCTACCTGTACGGACCCAACCATGGATGGGGATACGGCGCTTGTGCTCTGGATGACCTCACCAGCGACGGGAGACCCGAGGCGGTGGGCTCTTTCGGTGGCAATTCGAACGATCACGACGGAACCGTGGTGTGCATCGACGGGGCTCTGGGAGACACGTTATGGACGGCGTCCGGCTTCCTCGACGCCGTCGAGGACGTCTGCCCCTTCCCTGACGTCGATGGCGACGGAGTTCAGGAGGTCGTCGCCGGTGTGGGCGGCAACTCCCTCGCCCTCCAGCAGGTGTGGCTGCTGTCAGGAGCGGCCGGCTCCCCGCTCTGGTCCGCGGACGTCGACGGTGACGTGATGTGCGTGGGTACGTCCGACAGGGACGACACCTTTCCCGCGATCCTCGCCTCGACTTTCGACGGGAAGGCGGTCTGTCTCGACCAGTCGGGCAATCCGCTCTGGTCGGTCTCACCGGGCGGGATGCTGCTGGATATCGAGGGAGGCCCCGATCTGGACGGCGGCGGCACCGGCGAGGTCGCCCTGGCGGCTGACAACGCTGGCGTCAGATGCCTCGACGGCGAGGATGGATCGACCCGGTGGACGTATCCGTCCGGTTCCAACACCTGGAGCGCCACCTGGGCCGATTCCATCCGGATGGGTGACCTGTATGCGGCCTGCATCGCTGCGGGAAGCGTCAATGGCTACCGGGTCGCCCTCGTCGATGGCGTGGACGGAGCCGAGCTCTGGCAGCAGACCTACGGCGAACGCGTCTACGGCGTCAGCGTGATCCCGCCGCTGGGCGGGAGCCAGTCGCAGACCGTGATGGCCTGTCTGCAGGACCAGACCTCCGTCCCTCTCCACCTCGCGGCGCTCCTCACGCCGGGCGGCCTTTCGGCACCGGATGGCCCGGGCTCCGGATCCCTGTCGATAATCTCGAACCCATGCCGCGGCACGCTCGGGTTCATCCTCCCGGACGCCGCCTGGTCATGCAGGCTGGTCGACATGTCGGGGCGCAGGGTCCGGACGGCAGCCTCTCCGGGGGGCATGTGCGCAGTCGATCTGGACGGTCTGCCTTCCGGCGTCTATTTCTTCGAGGCCGTTTCGGCGGGTGCCGAATACTCCGAGAAGGTCGTCATCCTGGGCGACTGA
- a CDS encoding rhomboid family intramembrane serine protease, with protein MFPLRDENPTVRASLVTFLIVAVNAAVWVFVQHLGADPHLSQSIWRFGAIPGELLGRVTPGMRIMDGKTLLAILDGIPDWRTAVTSMFMHADWMHIIGNMWFLLVFGDNVEDAMGPVRFAVFYILCGLAAVAAQIASDPGSTIPMVGASGAIGGIMGAYLRLYPRVRVQMLVFLGFFIRVIPVPALFMLGYWFLLQLASGLMAPGVGGVAVWAHAGGFAAGFLLVRLFCSRSRLAAIRSRSDSVRSIPY; from the coding sequence TTGTTCCCTCTCCGTGATGAGAATCCGACCGTCAGAGCTTCGCTCGTCACGTTCCTGATAGTGGCCGTGAACGCGGCCGTGTGGGTGTTCGTGCAGCATCTGGGTGCGGATCCTCATCTCTCTCAGTCGATATGGCGGTTCGGAGCCATCCCCGGCGAACTGCTCGGTAGGGTGACCCCGGGGATGCGGATCATGGACGGCAAGACCCTGCTGGCCATCCTCGACGGCATCCCCGACTGGCGCACCGCGGTGACGTCGATGTTCATGCATGCCGACTGGATGCACATCATCGGCAACATGTGGTTCCTCCTCGTGTTCGGCGACAACGTCGAGGACGCGATGGGCCCCGTCCGTTTCGCAGTCTTCTACATCCTCTGCGGGCTTGCGGCCGTCGCGGCCCAGATCGCATCCGATCCCGGCAGCACCATCCCGATGGTGGGAGCCTCCGGAGCGATCGGCGGAATCATGGGAGCCTACCTGCGGCTCTATCCGAGGGTGAGAGTCCAGATGCTCGTATTCCTGGGCTTCTTCATCAGGGTGATCCCGGTGCCGGCCCTGTTCATGCTGGGATACTGGTTCCTGCTCCAGCTCGCCTCCGGCCTCATGGCGCCGGGGGTCGGAGGAGTGGCGGTATGGGCGCATGCAGGAGGATTCGCTGCCGGGTTCCTGCTGGTGAGGCTCTTCTGCAGCCGCTCCAGACTCGCGGCCATAAGGTCCCGCAGTGACTCCGTCCGTTCCATCCCGTACTGA